Proteins co-encoded in one Elusimicrobiota bacterium genomic window:
- a CDS encoding arginine--tRNA ligase — MHPLVEIRQAIGQAVQNKLSLKDIPLDPAPDFLRDRFDLAAPIGFVLAPKGSGLKPLPLTQEAHQALPATGAVETASVHPPCYINFRLHPDVLGSLCAQAAEGRYPGDFPWQALGAPSSVLLEFCSANPTGPLHFGHGRGALLGDTLARIFKFTGARVHTEYYINDVGTQIERLGASLEARYHQEILGQKDRALPEEGYSGEYLRILAQRLPKNLELDALGFSNIAKKELLQVISNDLAALGVNFDRWFAESELHANNVVNATIERLKTGGYIEEKDGALWFQSKNSAEEDKERVLRRRDGRTTYFASDLAYHEDKLKRGHDLCINIWGADHHGYIPRVRLGLQALGLDPDRLEIILIQMVRLLRNGQPVTLSKRSGDYITLREIAQEVGPEALRFFLNSRGPSAQLDFDLEIAKKQAPENPVYLIQYAHARIASIKREKAARNVSWPQEKDANIRLVLEQDQKTRDLALSIVLFPEAILSCALRRSGHYLANYLIELARIFNGYYETHPMLSEPNPELAWSRFTLCRAVQNVLATGLGLLGISAPEKM, encoded by the coding sequence ATGCATCCCCTTGTTGAAATTCGCCAAGCCATCGGCCAAGCCGTCCAAAATAAATTATCTTTAAAAGATATCCCTCTTGATCCGGCGCCGGATTTTCTTCGTGATCGTTTTGATTTGGCCGCGCCCATCGGATTTGTCTTGGCTCCCAAAGGCTCCGGGCTTAAGCCGCTGCCATTGACCCAAGAAGCCCATCAAGCATTGCCTGCGACCGGCGCCGTTGAAACGGCTTCGGTGCATCCTCCTTGCTATATCAACTTCCGTCTGCATCCGGACGTCTTGGGGAGCCTGTGCGCTCAAGCCGCCGAAGGTCGTTACCCGGGTGACTTTCCTTGGCAGGCGTTGGGCGCGCCGTCAAGCGTTCTGCTTGAATTCTGCAGCGCCAACCCCACCGGCCCCCTTCATTTCGGCCACGGACGAGGGGCCCTCCTGGGCGATACCTTGGCGCGAATTTTCAAATTCACGGGCGCGCGCGTTCATACGGAATACTACATCAATGATGTCGGCACCCAAATCGAACGCCTGGGAGCATCTCTTGAGGCGCGTTATCACCAAGAAATCCTCGGCCAAAAAGACCGCGCCCTTCCGGAGGAAGGGTACTCCGGGGAATACTTGAGGATACTGGCGCAGCGCCTGCCGAAGAATCTCGAACTCGACGCCCTTGGCTTTTCCAATATCGCCAAAAAAGAATTGCTTCAGGTCATCAGCAATGACCTGGCTGCCCTAGGCGTCAACTTCGACCGTTGGTTCGCGGAATCAGAGCTGCATGCCAATAATGTGGTCAATGCAACCATTGAGCGGCTTAAGACAGGCGGTTATATCGAAGAAAAAGACGGGGCTCTTTGGTTTCAGTCCAAAAACTCCGCCGAAGAGGACAAAGAGCGCGTGCTGCGCCGAAGAGACGGGCGCACTACCTATTTTGCCAGCGATTTAGCCTACCATGAAGATAAGCTCAAGAGGGGGCATGATCTTTGCATCAATATCTGGGGCGCGGATCATCATGGCTATATCCCCAGGGTGCGCTTGGGCTTGCAAGCCTTGGGCCTTGACCCCGATCGTCTTGAAATCATCCTGATTCAAATGGTCCGACTTCTCAGGAACGGCCAGCCGGTAACTTTGTCCAAACGCAGCGGCGACTACATCACCCTTCGAGAAATCGCCCAGGAGGTCGGGCCGGAAGCCTTGCGGTTTTTTCTGAATTCCAGGGGCCCCAGCGCTCAACTTGACTTTGACTTGGAAATAGCCAAAAAACAGGCTCCGGAAAACCCTGTTTATTTAATTCAATACGCCCATGCCCGGATTGCCTCTATTAAGAGAGAAAAAGCGGCTAGAAACGTCTCCTGGCCCCAAGAAAAAGACGCTAACATACGGCTTGTTTTGGAGCAAGATCAAAAAACAAGGGACTTGGCTTTGTCCATCGTGCTTTTTCCCGAAGCGATTCTCTCCTGCGCGCTAAGGCGCTCAGGGCATTATCTAGCCAACTATCTCATTGAATTAGCCCGGATCTTTAACGGATATTATGAAACCCATCCTATGTTATCTGAACCTAACCCTGAGCTAGCTTGGTCTCGGTTTACTCTTTGCCGGGCGGTTCAAAATGTTTTGGCCACGGGACTCGGGCTTTTAGGAATTTCCGCGCCGGAAAAAATGTAA